A genome region from Setaria italica strain Yugu1 chromosome III, Setaria_italica_v2.0, whole genome shotgun sequence includes the following:
- the LOC101773770 gene encoding glycine-rich RNA-binding protein 4, mitochondrial, with the protein MALANKLGGLLKKATSSNPSIYQAIRCMSSSKLFVGGLSYGTDDQGLKNAFTRYGQVIEARVIMDRESGRSRGFGFVTYTSTEEASAAITAMDGSDLDGRNIRVNHATERTGGFRGSGGGGYGGGGGYGGGYGGGGGGGYGGNYGNRGGGGYGGGVAGGDEGNFAAGGSNNFGNSFGGDSGFGGNPAGGFGAANGSPGGDEFSPSFSGNKNDEIMDDMFKDDEPDNYADKRA; encoded by the exons ATGGCGCTGGCTAACAAGCTTGGTGGTCTGCTCAAGAAAGCCACTAGTTCAAATCCTTCTATCTATCAAGCAATCAGATGCATGTCATCATCCAAGCTCTTTGTTGGAG GGCTTTCTTATGGTACCGATGATCAAGGTCTCAAAAATGCTTTTACCAGATATGGACAGGTTATTGAAG CTAGGGTTATCATGGATCGTGAGTCTGGGAGGTCTAGAGGTTTTGGCTTTGTAACTTACACATCAACTGAGGAGGCTTCAGCTGCCATCACAGCAATGGATGGATCG GATCTCGATGGAAGGAACATTAGGGTTAACCATGCTACGGAGAGAACGGGTGGCTTCCGgggcagcggtggtggtggctatggcggcggtggcgggtaCGGTGGTGgttatggtggtggtggtggtgggggctATGGTGGCAACTATGGTAACAGGGGTGGTGGTGGCTATGGGGGTGGAGTTGCAGGTGGAGATGAGGGCAATTTTGCTGCTGGAGGAAGCAACAATTTTGGCAACAGCTTTGGTGGTGACAGTGGGTTTGGTGGAAACCCTGCTGGTGGATTTGGTGCTGCCAATGGCTCCCCTGGTGGTGACGAGTTCTCTCCCAGCTTCAGCGGCAACAAGAACGACGAAATCATGGATGACATGTTCAAGGATGACGAGCCTGACAACTACGCCGACAAAAGGGCCTAG
- the LOC101774969 gene encoding MADS-box transcription factor 20 codes for MGRGRGKVEVRRIDNSVSRQVTFSKRRRGLAKKARELAVLCDADVAMLVFSDKGRLHDFAAHGSMERILDRYERYLLCEGGDVMEDHPEEMQGNMSYDHIKLRSRIEALQKSQRNLMGEQLESLTFREVQQLEDQIDSALRNIRSRKDHVLLSSIEELRKKERFLVEQNSLLQKEKAALDPSLHAKDSPASSTAAEAAVPNLNICAGDSDEPGPPAAPPGAATGGLPWWMLRPPAVGQRRLEEH; via the exons atggggcgcgggcgcgggaaggtggaggtgcggcggaTCGACAACAGCGTGAGCCGGCAGGTGACGTTCTcgaagcggcggcgcgggctggCCAAGAAGGCGCGCGAGCTCGCCGTGCTCTGCGACGCCGACGTCGCGatgctcgtcttctccgacaaGGGCAGGCTCCACGACTTCGCCGCGCACGGCAG CATGGAGAGAATCCTTGACCGATATGAGAGGTATTTGCTATGTGAAGGTGGGGATGTGATGGAAGACCACCCTGAAGAAATGCAG GGCAACATGAGCTATGACCACATCAAGTTGAGGTCCAGAATTGAAGCTCTACAGAAGAGCCAAAG GAATCTCATGGGGGAGCAACTTGAGTCCCTTACATTCAGAGAGGTACAGCAGCTGGAGGACCAGATAGACAGCGCTCTGAGGAACATCAGATCCAGGAAG GACCACGTCCTGCTCAGCTCGATCGAGGAGCTCCGAAAGAAG GAAAGGTTTTTGGTGGAACAAAATAGTCTTCTTCAGAAG GAAAAGGCTGCATTGGATCCATCCCTGCACGCCAAGGACAGCCCAGCTTCCTCTACTGCAGCAGAAGCAGCCGTTCCCAACCTGAACATCTG TGCTGGCGACTCCGACGAGCCAggaccgccggcggcgccacccgGAGCGGCGACCGGCGGTTTGCCGTGGTGGATGCTACGGCCCCCGGCCGTCGGCCAACGGCGGCTAGAGGAGCACTGA
- the LOC101773352 gene encoding LOW QUALITY PROTEIN: ureide permease 2-like (The sequence of the model RefSeq protein was modified relative to this genomic sequence to represent the inferred CDS: inserted 1 base in 1 codon), whose protein sequence is MLVIEDKAGAIALMLASLLFLGTWPAXLTLLERRGRLPQHTYLDYSLTNFLAAVLIALTFGQLGGGKPNFIPQLSQDNWPSVLFAMAGGVALSVGNLSTQYAWAYVGLSVTEVISCSMVVVIGTTMNYFLDNRINRAEILFPGVACFLVAVILGSAVHASNAADNEEKLRASENAPKDLENGASGTKHVTKAEAGTAEFLIELEERRSIKVSRSSTFFGLGIVFFSGVCLSLFSPAFNLATNDQWDALPAGVPHLAVYTAFFYFSISCFVINVVLNILLLYRPMAGAPKSSFRAYINDWKGRQWALLAGLIGGFGNGLQFMGGQAAGYAAADAVQALPLVSTFWGVVLFGEYRRSSRRTYILLGFMLFMFITAVAVLMASSGHRGNE, encoded by the exons ATGCTGGTGATCGAGGACAAGGCCGGCGCCATCGCGCTGATGCTGGCGTCGCTCCTGTTCCTGGGCACCTGGCCGG TGCTGACGCTGCTGGAGCGCCGTGGCCGGCTGCCGCAGCACACCTACCTGGACTACTCCCTCACCAActtcctcgccgccgtgctCATCGCGCTCACCTTCGGCCAGCTCGGGGGCGGCAAGCCCAACTTCATCCCGCAGCTAAGCCAG GACAACTGGCCTTCGGTGCTGTTCGCCATGGCCGGAGGCGTGGCGCTCAGCGTTGGGAACCTGTCGACGCAGTATGCCTGGGCCTATGTGGGTCTGTCAGTGACTGAGGTCATCAGCTGCAGCATGGTGGTAGTGATAG GCACGACGATGAACTACTTCCTGGACAACCGCATCAACAGGGCAGAGATACTCTTCCCTGGTGTGGCGTGCTTCCTTGTTGCCGTCATCCTCGGCTCCGCTGTCCATGCCTCCAATGCAGCTGACAACGAGGAAAAACTTAG GGCAAGTGAAA ATGCTCCCAAGGACTTGGAGAATGGAGCCTCTGGAACTAAGCATGTCACCAAAGCTGAGGCAGGCACTGCAGAATTCCTCATCGAGCTCGAAGAGCGGCGTTCCATCAAG GTATCCAGGTCAAGCACCTTCTTCGGGCTTGGTATAGTGTTCTTCTCCGGCGTGTGCCTGTCGCTCTTCTCCCCGGCGTTCAACCTTGCCACCAACGACCAGTGGGacgccctccccgccggcgtGCCGCACCTGGCGGTCTACACCGCCTTCTTCTACTTCTCCATCTCCTGCTTCGTCATCAACGTCGTCCTCAACATCCTGCTCCTCTACCGGCCGATGGCCGGCGCGCCCAAGTCCTCCTTCAGGGCCTACATCAACGATTGGAAAGGCCGGCAGTGGGCCCTCCTCGCCGGCCTGATCGGTGGCTTCGGAAATGGGCTCCAGTTCATGGGCGGCCAGGCTGCTGGCTacgctgctgctgatgctgttCAG GCATTGCCGCTTGTGAGCACGTTCTGGGGCGTCGTTCTGTTCGGAGAGTACCGGAGGTCGTCGCGGAGGACTTACATCCTGCTCGGGTTCATGCTGTTCATGTTCATCACTGCCGTCGCGGTGCTCATGGCTTCGTCAGGTCACAGGGGCAACGAGTGA
- the LOC101774578 gene encoding protein SPIRAL1-like 3 — translation MGRGVSSGGGQSSLGYLFGSDEAPKSAEKPAPVQKPTPPSSAEKLKDIPAGIQSSRSNNYMRAEGQNCGNFLTDRPSTKVQAAPGGGSSLDYLFSGSKDGK, via the exons ATGGGTCGTGGTGTTAGCAGTGGGGGTGGTCAGAGTTCCTTAGGCTACCTCTTTGGTAGTGATGAAGCTCCAAAATCAGCTGAGAAGCCTGCACCTGTTCAAAAGCCAACACCTCCGTCCTCTGCTGAGAAACTAAAAGATATCCCAGCTGGTATTCAAAGTAGTAGATCAAACAATTACATGAGAGCTGAAGGCCAGAACTGTGGAAATTTCCTTACG GACCGTCCATCAACCAAGGTGCAAGCTGCTCCAGGTGGTGGCTCTTCGCTCGACTATCTTTTCAGTGGCAGCAAGGACGGCAAGTGA
- the LOC101774171 gene encoding uncharacterized protein LOC101774171, translating to MAAQREKAAAAVAPAPGAAAASGSPSPSSSSGAPAAAASGERWSAAIGNLGELGANVDGLQKLLARKAVFVDDDIFSKASLAADQARTIKVLDQRVQSLERELDAAISAAARARTEKRQAEAGQRAAELRAQEVTKELENTARVFELHMEELRLKQEEIAKKDSDIKVLEAIIRTLSSKDDTLSSKDDDGSSE from the exons ATGGCGGCGCAGAGGGAGAaggccgcggccgcggtcgcgcccgcccccggcgccgcggctGCTTCGGGATCGCCGTCTCCTTCGTCGTCGTCCggagccccggcggcggcggcgtcgggggagCGGTGGAGCGCGGCGATCGGGAACCTCGGGGAGCTGGGCGCCAACGTGGACGGGCTGCAGAAGCTGCTCGCGCGGAAGGCCGTCTTCGTCGACGACGACATCTTCTCCAAGGCCTCGCTCGCCGCCGACCAGGCGCGCACCATCAAG GTTCTTGACCAGAGGGTTCAGTCTCTTGAACGCGAACTCGATGCTGCCATTTCTGCCGCAGCTCGAGCTCGTACAGAGAAACGGCAGGCTGAAGCTGGCCAACGAGCCGCAGAGTTACGTGCACAGGAGGTCACAAAGGAGCTGGAGAACACTGCAA GAGTGTTTGAGTTACACATGGAGGAGTTGCGGCTGAAGCAAGAGGAGATTGCGAAGAAAGATAGTGATATCAAGGTGCTAGAAGCGATAATACGAACCCTTAGTAGCAAAGATGACACCCTTAGTAGCAAAGATGATGATGGATCCAGCGAATAA
- the LOC101772935 gene encoding cyclin-A2-1, which translates to MAGRKEKPVLIACQATSGRITRSKAAAANCTRSGAAPSLPLHLKNEQKHAATGKMKRKASDENSSTVAGASAPQPKRRTVLKNVTNNSCAKLASKKCIVVTKLQSGPSQKDGPSINKQCAKIPKLPPLDVGGSSFVNDSNSAEETRKVDLLAQKKKHNVLVENKGALSLQNTERNRDHACHEAFFEERNARNKLETAALKAGGSDGFNIVDIDKNNGDPQMCVTYVAEIYRNLMASELIRRPRPNYMETLQQDITKSMRGLLIDWLVEVSEEYKLVADTLYLTVYLIDQYLSQKCIQKQELQLLGITSMLIASKYEEFCAPSVEEFCIITDSTYQKAEVLDMERKVLNDLGFYLSVPTTNTFLRRFLRAAQPSCTAPLSTLCYLAKYLAELTLIDYGFLKFLPSVVAASSVFLAKWTLNQSDHPWNPTLEYYTSYKSSNIRTCVCALQELQHNTRDCPLNSIREKYGQQKFECVSNLRSPELLQSLFT; encoded by the exons ATGGctggaagaaaggaaaaacCAGTACTTATTGCTTGTCAAGCAACCAGTGGTAGAATCACACGATCTAAAGCTGCTGCTGCAAATTGTACAAGATCTGGGGCGGCTCCTTCTTTACCACTTCATCTGAAAAATGAACAAAAACATGCTGCAACAGGAAAGATGAAAAGGAAAGCTTCAGATGAAAATTCTTCCACCGTTGCTGGAGCTTCAGCTCCTCAGCCTAAAAGGCGCACAGTTCTCAAGAATGTAACCAACAACAGCTGTGCTAAATTAGCTTCCAAAAAGTGCATTGTTGTGACTAAGCTGCAG TCTGGGCCCTCCCAGAAGGATGGACCGAGCATAAACAAGCAGTGTGCAAAGATCCCCAAGCTTCCCCCCCTGGATGTTGGGGGGAGTTCATTTGTGAATGATTCTAACAGTGCTGAAGAAACACGAAAGGTAGACCTTTTGGCACAGAAAAAGAAGCATAATGTTTTGGTTGAAAACAAGGGGGCTCTGTCACTACAGAATACTGAACGAAACAGAGACCATGCTTGTCATGAGGCATTCTTTGAGGAAAGAAATGCCAGGAATAAACTCGAAACTGCTGCCTTAAAGGCTG GGGGGTCTGATGGTTTTAACATTGTAGACATTGACAAAAATAATGGTGATCCTCAAATGTGTGTTACTTACGTTGCAGAGATATACAGAAATCTAATGGCCTCAGAG CTTATAAGAAGACCTAGGCCAAATTACATGGAGACATTGCAACAGGATATCACAAAGAGCATGCGAGGTCTTCTAATTGATTGGCTTGTTGAG GTTTCTGAAGAATATAAGCTTGTGGCAGATACACTTTACCTTACAGTATATCTTATTGATCAGTATCTTTCTCAGAAATGTATTCAAAAGCAGGAACTACAACTTCTAGGAATAACCAGTATGCTGATTGCGTC GAAATATGAAGAGTTCTGTGCTCCAAGCGTTGAAGAATTCTGTATCATAACAGACAGTACATATCAAAAGGCTGAG GTTCTGGACATGGAGCGTAAAGTGCTTAATGACCTGGGATTTTATTTATCTGTTCCAACAACAAACACATTTCTCAG GAGATTCCTTAGAGCAGCACAACCTTCTTGTACC GCTCCTTTGTCTACTTTGTGTTACCTGGCCAAATATCTAGCGGAGTTGACTTTGATCGACTATGGTTTCTTGAAATTTCTTCCTTCAGTGGTGGCAGCATCTTCAGTTTTCCTTGCAAAATGGACACTAAACCAATCAGATCATCCATGG AACCCTACTCTTGAGTACTACACCTCTTACAAAAGCTCCAATATTCGAACGTGTGTGTGTGCTCTACAGGAACTGCAGCACAACACCAGAGATTGTCCCCTCAATTCCATTCGTGAAAAGTACGGGCAGCAAAAG TTCGAGTGTGTTTCCAACCTGAGGTCACCGGAGCTGCTGCAGTCACTCTTCACTTGA